One segment of Streptomyces sp. NA02950 DNA contains the following:
- a CDS encoding class I SAM-dependent methyltransferase, with amino-acid sequence MPQDEYKQHRHHGPGAGSTAEVREFFTPRAAGWDSRFPDDGPAYVAAVAELGPRTGDAVLDAGCGTGRALPALRAAVGPRGTVLGADLTPAMLEAAVHAGRDGAAVLILGDVTRLPLRDNSLDAVFAAGLISHLGEPGPGLRELARVVRPGGRLALFHPVGRAALAARHGRHLTPGDLRDEPNLRPLLARSGWHLESYTDEDTRFLALSVRQD; translated from the coding sequence ATGCCCCAGGACGAGTACAAGCAGCACCGCCACCACGGCCCCGGTGCGGGCAGCACGGCCGAGGTACGTGAGTTCTTCACACCCCGGGCCGCGGGCTGGGACAGCCGATTCCCGGACGACGGACCCGCCTACGTGGCCGCCGTCGCCGAGCTGGGGCCGCGCACCGGGGACGCGGTGCTCGACGCGGGCTGCGGCACCGGCCGGGCGCTGCCCGCCCTGCGCGCCGCCGTCGGTCCGCGGGGCACCGTTCTGGGAGCCGATCTCACCCCCGCCATGCTGGAAGCCGCCGTCCACGCGGGGCGGGACGGCGCGGCGGTGCTGATCCTCGGCGACGTCACCCGGCTGCCCCTCCGAGACAACAGCCTCGACGCGGTGTTCGCCGCCGGGCTGATCTCCCATCTCGGCGAACCCGGCCCCGGGCTGCGCGAACTGGCCCGGGTGGTACGCCCCGGCGGACGGCTCGCGCTGTTCCACCCGGTCGGCCGGGCCGCGCTCGCCGCCCGTCACGGCCGTCACCTCACCCCAGGCGATCTGCGGGACGAGCCCAATCTGCGGCCGCTGCTGGCCCGCTCCGGCTGGCACCTGGAGTCGTACACGGACGAGGACACCCGCTTTCTGGCGCTGTCGGTACGTCAGGACTGA
- a CDS encoding roadblock/LC7 domain-containing protein has translation MTKHRGADARSLTDLDRVLDDLVDRGRGVRHVVILSGDGTTVSASRGLSRPDAEHLAAVASGFHSLARSAGRRSRAGRARPTVIETAAGHLCVAATGDGGCLAVLGAAGAAPAAVVAETARLVERMDAFPHGRRGSWPRRRFGRPPPGYPDGAAENHGEGTRRCER, from the coding sequence ATGACCAAGCATCGTGGTGCCGACGCTCGCTCCCTGACCGATCTCGACCGGGTGCTGGACGATCTGGTGGACCGCGGCCGCGGCGTACGCCACGTGGTGATCCTCTCCGGCGACGGGACCACGGTGAGCGCGTCCCGGGGACTCTCCCGCCCCGACGCCGAACACCTGGCGGCCGTTGCCTCCGGGTTCCACAGCCTCGCCAGGAGCGCCGGGCGCCGCTCCCGCGCCGGCCGGGCCCGTCCGACGGTGATCGAGACGGCAGCGGGCCACCTCTGCGTCGCGGCGACCGGGGACGGCGGGTGTCTGGCCGTCCTGGGCGCCGCCGGAGCCGCCCCGGCCGCGGTGGTCGCCGAGACGGCCCGGCTGGTGGAGCGTATGGACGCGTTCCCGCACGGGCGGCGCGGATCGTGGCCCCGGCGCCGCTTCGGCCGGCCCCCCCCGGGGTACCCGGACGGGGCTGCCGAGAACCACGGCGAAGGGACACGGCGATGCGAGCGGTGA
- a CDS encoding zinc-dependent alcohol dehydrogenase, with translation MRAVTWQGRREVSVETVPDPIIKEPTDAIVRITTTGLCGSDLHLYEVLTPFMTPGDILGHEPMGIVEETGPEVTNLSPGDRVVVPFQIACGNCWMCRSELPTQCETTQVVEHGMGAEIFGFSRLYGAVPGGQAEYLRVPQAHYGPIKVPEGPPDDRFLYLSDVLPTAWQAVEYAAIPQDGTLAVLGLGPIGGMACRVATLQGAGRVIGVDLVPERLRRARADGVEVFDLHDFDRQEDLVEAVVSLTDGRGPDAVIDAVGAEAHGSPLGRTAQRAAGLLPRDWAARLTAKAGVDRLAALRLAIALVRRGGTISLTGVYGGMADPLPLMTMFDKQIQLRMGQANVRRWVDHILPLLTDEDPLDVDGFATHRMPLDEAPRAYELFQHKEDGAIKVLMRP, from the coding sequence ATGCGAGCGGTGACCTGGCAGGGCCGGCGTGAGGTGAGCGTGGAGACGGTCCCCGACCCCATCATCAAGGAGCCCACGGACGCGATCGTCCGGATCACCACCACCGGGCTGTGCGGGTCCGACCTCCACCTCTACGAGGTGCTGACGCCCTTCATGACCCCCGGCGACATCCTCGGCCACGAACCGATGGGCATCGTGGAGGAGACCGGCCCGGAGGTGACGAACCTCAGCCCCGGCGACCGCGTCGTGGTGCCCTTCCAGATCGCCTGCGGAAACTGCTGGATGTGCCGCTCGGAGTTGCCGACGCAGTGCGAGACCACCCAGGTCGTCGAACACGGCATGGGCGCGGAGATCTTCGGCTTCAGCAGGCTCTACGGCGCGGTCCCGGGCGGCCAGGCGGAGTATCTGCGGGTGCCCCAGGCCCACTACGGACCGATCAAGGTGCCGGAAGGACCGCCGGACGACCGCTTCCTGTACCTCTCCGACGTCCTGCCCACGGCATGGCAGGCGGTGGAGTACGCGGCCATTCCGCAGGACGGCACGCTGGCCGTCCTCGGACTCGGCCCCATCGGCGGTATGGCCTGCCGGGTCGCGACGCTCCAGGGAGCCGGCCGGGTCATCGGGGTGGACCTGGTGCCCGAGCGGCTGCGGCGGGCGCGCGCCGACGGGGTGGAGGTCTTTGACCTCCATGACTTCGACCGCCAGGAAGATCTCGTCGAGGCCGTCGTCTCCCTCACCGACGGCCGTGGACCGGACGCCGTCATCGACGCCGTGGGCGCCGAGGCCCACGGCAGCCCGCTCGGCCGGACGGCCCAGCGGGCCGCGGGCCTCCTCCCCCGGGACTGGGCCGCCCGGCTCACGGCGAAGGCCGGGGTCGACCGGCTGGCGGCGCTGCGCCTCGCCATCGCGCTGGTACGGCGCGGCGGCACCATCTCCCTCACCGGGGTGTACGGCGGTATGGCCGATCCATTGCCGCTGATGACGATGTTCGACAAACAGATCCAGCTGAGGATGGGGCAGGCGAACGTACGGCGCTGGGTCGATCACATCCTGCCGCTGCTGACGGACGAGGACCCGCTGGACGTCGACGGGTTCGCCACCCACCGCATGCCGCTGGACGAGGCTCCCCGTGCCTATGAGTTGTTCCAGCACAAGGAGGACGGAGCGATCAAAGTCCTGATGCGACCGTAG